The Spea bombifrons isolate aSpeBom1 chromosome 4, aSpeBom1.2.pri, whole genome shotgun sequence genome segment GAACATTTGTCATGTGACGTATAAATGCACAGGAATGCCCTTGTGAATACAGCTAGTTTCTGTGTCATGATAGCTAGTAGTGGTGGATATACATGTATgcgtatattaaaaaaacactcaagcCTTCATATGTACATGAAGGTATTTAAAAAGCAAAGTGTTACCTttgatattatttgtatatagaTGCATAGAGGGATCTGGAGGACATGTCTCCGTCCTCCAGCTCCATTCCTGTTTGACCAAATGCTTAGAACTGTGCTTGCATGATCTGCTTACCTGATTCACAAAGCCTCTAGGTCTTATAAGAGCTGGCTCActctgtgattaaaaaaaacccacttaccTGAGGTGGAAGCTTTAGTTGCCCTCTTCCTTTATGGCTAGACAATCCTTGATTTACAATTGTTTTCCAATGGCAGGAATCTCATATGGAACTTTGCAAGCCAGTGCCAATTGGTGGCAAGAAAGTGCTCCCAATGAAATTAATGGGCTCACATTCTGAGCATGCACACATGTGCATCTTTTGTCAAGGGAGTGctagagctgactggaggtaggAATATCCCATTCAGGGACAAGGGAGGGCATGGTAATAGTAAATAAACGGCTGGTGAGGATTTTTTTCATGGCATTTactatagtaaatatatttcatgGTGATAAAGTAAAGACAAGTTACTTTTTGAacctttctttttaaccccttaaggacaatgggcggtccctaaacccattgaaaacaatgcattttgagcccgtacatgtacgggctttgtcattaaggggttaacagggtTCAGGAGATAGTTCAGGGGACAAAGACAAACTGGCAACTCAATCACGGTACTTTCCCAGAAACAGGAACATCTGCTTATTATGTACACTGCAGTTTCAACAGTTGCCAGGCCTTGCATATATAGAGAGAGGACCACTGTGTAGCATCTGAAAGTGAGGAGTAGTCATAAAAAATAGAGGGTTTTCACAGTAGAGGTTGCAAAAATCAGAAGATTATCAATGGAAATGCAGCTAAAGGTGACATACTGTAGGTTCTTAGCACTGACAACAGTCTCAATGTCTCCAAAATAAACACCAATGCCTCTCTGTAAGATGACAGAGACATCGCAGCACCCTAACCCAggggttgacaaatttggtttggatctagaaaccaaaaaagccagtgttttttttcttctccaattatgtatttatttgtctgGTGCCCAAGGTTTGGCGAGCCTTGCCATACAGTGACAGACATTCACTAACAttatacaccatacactaatacacacactctaacctcTATATGCCAacaaacacactcatgctaatgccatacaaaGTATTTGTTGGTAGCATAAACAAAACAACACCATATACGCTAGCACCACtctcttatacacatgcacacacctgCTATACACAATACACTATGCACATATAAatgtacacactctaacactatcgacacatacacactgaatctggcactatacatatacacacagactctgACACTGCTGTATACACATACGCACAATTACTTCAGcatttacacacattaacactgactctgacactacgGTACcatattttccggcgtataagacgactgggcatataagacgacccccaacttttttagttaaaatatggcgtttgggctatactcgccgtataagactaccctctATCCAGTATACGACCAGCCAATCatggcaagcgatgtaccttaccggtgattggctggttgttgtatacaaagcctgcttggattgggtgggtcagctctccctaacatatgcctgtccacacacacatgtatagacatacaccgccctcacacaccccttcctttacacacatatacacgtacacaccagcttacaaacacacatatacacatacacttcccatacacacatacacatatatatatatatatatctacacatactaacatacgcctgtccatacatacacattcatacactgccctcaccacacacccctgcctttacacacacacacactcctcgTGGAGACCAGCCATGCCGCTACCTACCTTCTGAAACGTTATCATTAATCCAGCACCCTATGGTTTCTTGCGAGGGAACAGTGAGGTGAGTGACGGGAGGCACcaagcagggtcatgtaacgtacattacgtgaccctgctgggAGCCTCATGGCACCCGCTACTTTACGTCCCTGCAGGAAAGCATTGGGTGCCGGATTCATGATGACAACCTTGCAAAACCCTGGGAGCAaggaagtggtttctagtcGCCATGGTGGCCTTGTGCCCTGGGGTTTGCTGAGCCCTGCCCTAACCCAATCAGACacactaaaaatattttgattactttttttaatgaaatacttttttattacgGTATATACTACTAATATGGCACCAACAGATTCTGTTGTGCTGTACAATGATGCTATATGTTAAAAACACACTTCACCAAGGCAACAGGTTGGGAGGACCATGACTCTTAAAGTATTTAAACATGTCCAATGTTCTGCTCTCATGCATGAAGTATTTATCTAGAAAAAAATTGTCAAAGAAAGGCAACCATGTAAAATCGACCTTCTGAAGCCAACAATGTGATGGATTTACAATAAAACTCATAAATTAGGCAGCAGTGTATATTTTAAAGATCTGGCATCAAAGTTCTCCACAATTTCCAGTACTTTTCtgttaaaatatatgaataccTATCACGCTACAATTCATGCAAATGGCAGGCAAGTTTGTTTCTACAAAAGGAGAATGAAAttcctttttctgttttctttgcacATTGCATATTAATTTACCTGTATTATGTAACTCATTTTATGGCGTGTTGCTGACACAGTTAATTTGAATACAAATAGACGTCCATACAAtagaagcaacaaaaaaaaaatccttttgctTACCAGTCCTATTGAAAACTGCTTCACATGGTGCCATGTACATTGGTAAAAAAACCAACAGTATCTCAAAAACATGCAATTAAAACAGCCTGgatgatttttttatgaaaaaaatgacattaacaGAGCTTAGGTCTAGATTGAACCACAATTGCTGCTTAGGTTCCATGCACACTACTACCCCTTTATGAGTTGTTGCACTGATTAGGTTTATTGGACCAGAATCAATGACGTTGCATTGATAGATTAATACACAAACTCAAGGTAGATCTGGCCATGTTCCGTTTCACAGCCGTGAAGCAATTATGAAAACCCACTAAAAACCACACAGGAATTGATTGATTCTACAGGTGTCTACGATGGCCACCTTTTGTGCCAAAAAAGCACTAGCCATGCATTAAACTTTTACTGTAGGTAAGTACCAGCTAGGCTGTGACTCCTATTGAGAGCCAGTTCACTCAAATGTAAGTATTAATTATGTGCAATGGCCTGGGTTACATTTTTCTCTGAAAACAAAGATAGACATCCTATGTGGAAACATGAAAATATGTTGGCATTCTAACAAGAGGCATTAGGGGCAGGAGCAGGTCTTAGCGTGTCCCTGTGACAGCATGTCCTTGTGTCAGCATGTCCCTGTGTTAGCGTGTCCCTGTGACAGCATGTCCTTGTGTTAGCGTGTCCCTGTGTTAGCGTCTCCACGACAGATTTCTGTAAATCATATGAACAAAGAAAACTAATACAAATGTGCTGCATTATTTGCAGCTTTTCTCACAAAAGACCCCATTATGCATATGCACATAGACAGACATGTATCTCCATCTGCCTATCTAATGGTAGCAACTGTATGTTTGTTTTCCTTTGCCATTGGTGTCTAAGAGCGAATAATGTATTGTACCAACGCTGAGGCAGTATGTATGGGCTGCTGCATTGATTTCAGACTATTCCATATTTCTCCTAATATTGGGGTCAGATGCATCCAAACGGTAAGGCAGGGGAGCGCGTCTGACGAAAGTGCACGTATACACGAGAGAATATTGTCCCAGTCAGGATGCTATACTACCTGACCGCGCTCAGCGTCCAGCCTATAGCTGGTGCGCAATCTGATCACGTGGGTATCTCTCAGCACACAGACTTTTTCCTGGTGCTTGAGTTTTCCGGCCTGAGTGGATTGCGGGACTGGAAGTGTCGCGATGAGCCGCATCTATCACGACAGTGCGCTTCAGAATAAGCCTGTGCATGACGAACGAGTGGCTGGTCCGTGGGATCCGGCTGCGTTCCAGCGGTACGGCTGCATGAGCCCCTTTTATTCACATACATTAGCGTGTATAGATAGCTATTCAGTGAACAATAATCATACCACCAAGTATCCCTTTAACTCTCCATATTCCCCAATGTCCACAGGTTTAGTAAGTGTGTAAATATACGGTAATACCtatttcttctaaatgcctttaTTTACCTAAATAATGTTCAATCCCCAACTGGCAACAATAgcaaaaacaaagtcctggaaaAGCCCTGCTTCTAAGCACAATCCCTAACAATGCTTGGTCGCTCTTCGGCAGGTTATGCTGCGGCAACAAGccaaatgtaatatttgcctACCCATTACCGGCTGCCTGCTGGCTGCATGGAGTAACCAGGGAACTATCGGGGGTTTCGCTCCAGTTTTATGGGGCAGATTCTTGCATTCATGCAGGTCAGAGGTAGTTTTTCTTAAATGTGATATCACAgatgaaatccctgcttgaacactgGTGACGGTTTAGAATATCCTTACCTCCTGGCAAGTAATGATTGTCATATTGCATCCCAGGGGTGTGTATAGCCTTGGGGTTACCCTAGGCCTAACCCGTGGTCTTTTGCTGAAACCATTTGGTACTCGCCATGGTGCGTGCgtgcaaaagtttggggtcacttagctgtttccatggaaaacaaggaaatttctagctggaacataattgcaaaagggttttctaatgatcaatttgACTTTTAACGTACACTTGGATTAGTTCACataggagtgatgagagtgataaagagcctctgtacaccttaatcattccttggtcttgttttatggTAGCTGTACTTCAAGGCTGTTGGCTGCTCCTGAAGCAGAGAGAGGGCTTTTACGTGTAATTATTTAGGGTTTAGGGCTTATGGACCTGACCGGCCATTATAATCTAGCCATGTGTTCTTCGCTGCAGGAAAGCATTGGGAACATACTCCAATATATCAAACTAAGATTAAATTAGCTTTGTTGTGGTTATCTGACTCGATCGCTTGTATAGGCttctttaaatattgtaaaaatatacattttcccgTATCTTTATCTTTCTCTAGTGGACATGGTGTCCTCTTGGAAGGAACGCTGGTGGATTTTTCTCGTCACAGTGTCACAGACATCAAAGGAAAGAAGGTGAGACCAAACATGATGGTACTTTTCTTCTTGAGTTATCCTGGTTTCGTCAGTCTGCAGATGCTTAAGATTAGCTTTTTCAGTTCTGTATTTCAATCCTTTGAAAGAGTATTTGTCGgatccgcaaaaaaaaaaaggtatttctaGCCTTTAAATAGAGTTGTGTAATTAAACCATTGTTTACATGAAATACTGGCTTGCTTTAATTATAGGGAGGCCACGTCTACTACAGAGAGAATAGTGAAAACTAACATTTTAGGAGGCGGATGTTAGTTTGGTCCAAAATAAGCTTAAAAGCTCATTATAATATGGTTTCAgtagaaacattttattcagtAACGAAACTCTTGAAGTCGGAAGACTTTACACATGCGCACTGGGGCCTAAACAGACCCAGGCAGGGTTCGTCAGAGCTGGAGGTAAGGACATGTATTCGGCCAGATGGATGAGGCTACCATTGGTATCGGTCATGAGATGTTTTAGGAGACTTTCCCTGCACGACCACCACACTGAGCCCATTCTTTGTGGAAATGCTGATGAAATCTGTACTTCTATAGACCTTCATTAGTTAACTGGGTGTCCCACACAGAAACAGCTAACATGCAGCTGAcattataaaacattacattatgcAAGAACggaactattttttaaaaaggagaACAACATACTGTAGTCGTTTTAATCtagtaagatttatttttacctCCTAGCAATATATTATCAGTCTTTGAAACCCAGCCACACGTTATTTTGTTTCAGGGCAGTCTTTATCTGCATAGAATTGTGCCGTCTCACTTTTTTATCTTGCAGGATTTTCGCAAACCTATCTTATCAGCCTCACTGGACTGTGTTGCAAAATAATAACAGTTAATGTGCTTTCACTGTGTAGTATTCCATCTCCTTTAGAGGGGTTACCAGCCAATAccattgttctctttttcaaAAACTGCAAATCCAATGTGCAAGTTTGAAAGAAAGCCTTCTGCGATGCCTTCCATAGATTTCTCAgagcagaaaacaaaaaataggtaATTCCTTTTTAGACCAAGAATGCTTATTCTTGCGATAATGTTGTACTGTTGCTGATCGCCTACATGACCCTGAGTAGCCCAATAATACTTGAGATATTTAAGAAGAGACCATTGTGTAGCATGTGACGTTATTTTTGAATTTATTCCCTAACACAGGAACGATGGTATGTCTTGTACCTGAAACCTAACAAAATACACCGCAGGAAGTTTGATACGAAGGGAAATGAGATTGAGCCCAACTTCAGTGACACTAAAAAGGTTAACACAGGCTTCCTCATGTCTTCTTAcagtaagtattttattgtacataGTGCTTTAAGCTCCCAGAATTCTACTGCTTTGGTGTCTCTAGACAGGACTGGCCATAGGCTTACTATTGCATGTGTCTCTTGCATCCCCTTTACATGTATTTGCTctcttatttaaatataaatgctgGTGATTCCAAAGGATTCACTTACTTTTCCTTGCCACTGTATTTATCCTTGAGACGCAAATAATGTTAACAGTGGACTTTGTATTACCAGTTAAAGTTTTATGTAATAGCTATTTTAAattggtgtatttttttttctccacctaCGTAAGAGGCTTATAATATACTGTTTTCCGTGTGAACAAATCTTTGGTTTTTATTGCTcgcttgttgttgttgttgttgttattattgtataggCCACGTAAATCTGAATACCTTCGTTTTTTGGATTCACATATTTATAGTTCACAGTGTTTGTGTTCTGTGTCCATCAGAGGTAGAACCCAAAGGTGAGACAGACAGACTGTCAACAGAGGACCTGAAGCGTCTGGTGAACAAGGTGGATTTGTTAAAGATCACTGAGAGATACACCCCTACTGATACCGTGGCCTTTTGGCTTCCAGAAGCTGATGTGGAAAAGACTGAGGTTGAGATGGGTGAACAGCTTCGGGTGAAGACTTCAGGCGATGGACCgtttttatgtgtgtatagtTCATAGactacatagtaacatagtaaaaCATTATCGACCTGAAAAACAGGCTTATCTGTACCACTCTGGTACAGTGAAATCAATCCAAATCGCAAGCGTTTTAACCCTTGTTAAACTTATTAATAATGTTGCCAGATATATTGGATTGATTGACACTAATATACCGTGAGCTCTTTTGATGAATGACTCTAATTGTGAGCTATTCATAGTATGGAGTTAATATACGTGTATAGGGATTTCTGTACCCTCTTACTTTTGTTCGTGTCATGTCATGTCAAAGACTTAGTTTTGCGGTTCGTGATACAGAGTGTAAAGTTTTTTTACTGAGCTCTGAAAACTGCAGGATAGTAATTGATTTCACACTCTCTTTAGTTTCTTTAGCCAAGGTTGATGGAGGAACTGTGACAAAGTGTAACTTTGCTGGAGATGTGCAGACAGGTGCTTCCTGGACAGACAATATCATGGCCAAGAAATCACAAAGCAGTGAACCAATATCTCAGCCCCGGGGTCAAGGAGATGGAGCAGAAGATGATGAATGGGTATgacaactaataataaaaatatgacttCTTTCTTGTAGACGATCTGGGTACCATAGTAATTTCTTATTCCATAACTGGAACTCCTGCCCGGAAACTAATAATAAACAATGCTGCAATTAtatattaactccttaatgaggTTAGggtttttacaatgttttgtgTACCCACATAAGCTTTTAAGACCTCAGAGGCCTCTTCAATAGATAAATTTAGCTCTGTAAAAATAAGTGTTGCTATTTCTaaatgcaatattaaaaaaaaaggcagtaatcagaaaaaaagaaaatgactcTTATTTGCTAATAGCCGAGTAGGTGACATGTCTAATCCTATCTTGCTGCTTTGTTACTATTTACAATAGAGTAATTTCAAATCACGTCTGAAGTTATGAAAATCACAGCTGAAAAGAAATTCTATGTATAAAAGCTAACCTGTAGTGAAATATTTTGGTTGTGGTTCTAGTAGGGAGTGATAGAGACTTATGCTTTATTGTGTAAGCAGAACACTGCCATTGATTGTCTTTTATGTGGCAAATATTTGCAGTAGCATCTACTCTTACAGTACATTGCAGACTTCTTTATATGATCCTATTTTATGATTTTCATCACCACTGGTATATCTGCCAGAGTTCCTCACATTTTTAAAGTATGTGTAACTTCAGGTCAAAGATTGGTTGATTAGGAGCTATCTGCTTATGTaaatgcatatgtatgcatatctACCCCACGCTACCTTTGTATTTAGAAGCTCAGATTTCTATCTTCCTctaattcctcttttttttttgttctaggaTGACTAAGAAAATtgaacaaacatttaaatggtcAATCATTCATTCCAATGCTGGAATCACCAGTATCCATTTGACCTAGAACAACATGCAGATTAATTAAGCTCATCTGCAGTAGTTcctttacatattatatttgcCTGTGTATATCAGACAGAGTTGGCTCTAATATCACAGGGAGCTGCTGAATGAACATTATTCACCTACGTTTTAATGCTGTACAACCCTTTGATATTGGCTCTAGgttcaacagaagaaaaataattacaaaatcacacaaactcTGGGTGATACGAGCGCAAGGGAATAAAAGATAACCACCTAATTAGTGGTTTACAGAAAGTGCAGTAGATTCCCCGGATTCAAGTCTCTGCTAATATCTCATAGAACAGACTAAAAAGTGATGATGTTGACTGTGCACCTAGTGAACAACTGAACGAAATAAAAGGATGGAAGGTATATACATAGATACTTCCTTCCATTTACAGATTTGCCTTTTTGATGCAAATTTTCATACAATGTGCAgcatagaaataattataatgaatcaTTTTTAGTAGAATAGTAACTAGCTTATCTTAAACACCTATAATTATGATTAAccatgtacattttaaaatgcaaaatatttagCTTGATATTTCATAAACACATATTCCATAAACACTTCAATAGGCattgttgtgtgtatatacataaatatatgagtaaaatattttgcatattcGCATATGTTTTGTACGtgtacttttttctattttaaggagaatttgtaccattttttaaatacaaattccgattaaaaagacattttttcaAAAGAGTTGTTCTGTTTGCATATTTGCCACTTGTATGCGTTCTCTCTGTTATCTCAGTTAGATCTAacagacaaacaccctgactgcTTATTATTCTatttgtggtaaacaatagaatgactcagtcttaatcacccagtcagagacactataaaaaaaattacctttagCATTGCAATAATCGGCTCTGTGTCGTGTTTGAGAAGAGAACgtcacctaaaatatcacataactggtgacaatggcagcctccaggtctgcaggaaTAAGATAAAACCGATTTTGTTGATGCTCAATATGTAAAACCAGATTTTTGTTGATGCTCAACATGTTGTATGTCCACTAAAACACATCTGCTCTGCATGGGCTGtttggataatatatatatttttaatggctgtttattttgtgtatttttttatttgtgcattttttatttgtgcctaacaaaaaaaaaacatgtagagAAAACATGGCAATAATTATGAATATAGTATAGACTATTTAAAGGTCCCCTACACTACA includes the following:
- the ARPIN gene encoding arpin, producing MSRIYHDSALQNKPVHDERVAGPWDPAAFQRGHGVLLEGTLVDFSRHSVTDIKGKKERWYVLYLKPNKIHRRKFDTKGNEIEPNFSDTKKVNTGFLMSSYKVEPKGETDRLSTEDLKRLVNKVDLLKITERYTPTDTVAFWLPEADVEKTEVEMGEQLRVKTSGDGPFLFSLAKVDGGTVTKCNFAGDVQTGASWTDNIMAKKSQSSEPISQPRGQGDGAEDDEWDD